A window from Montipora capricornis isolate CH-2021 chromosome 7, ASM3666992v2, whole genome shotgun sequence encodes these proteins:
- the LOC138056696 gene encoding lysine-specific demethylase 7A-like gives MAETNNMADPLYCICRQTYDPSQFMIQCDSCEEWFHGSCVGIEEYQASDIERYHCPHCALLYGPLTLKKRRNWHRHDYSEIDDGSKAVQAGTVAFIKELKTRKFKEGNVVLKLENGKDLTVESFEKNGFNRPILIADKEGLGMVVPDKNFSVMDVERCVGSMRELDVIDVCRQEDQRMRMREWTEYYMNPVKRKILNVISLEFSNTSMTHLIRAPAFVREMDWANHVWPSDLPEDAPHKKPLVQKYCLMGVKNSYTDFHVDFGGTSVWYHVLKGEKVFYFVEPSEESFKRYEKWVSSARQSEMFFGDMVKQCFKCSVKPGQTLLIPTGWIHAVFTPLDSLVFGGNFLCTYNIELQLRVYRLERQLKTPDKFLHPCFETMNWYAAVYLLDKLKAVLESGRKPSDSLIKGLNALVVALKAWSTKGEELTKLHKFFIPDTVSPSKFIKSIYKELKKTEKSDKTSRPSTPKLDENNQRDNGSPMPSSFVDGSLPRLKIKAPKSDNYSTHNANNSGDHLRCELDDSKPVIRIANTGIDSKRKADSFSSSLPALKLKIPRTQEPQEPGLDFSGGKGQICESANSSLKLVVSNGKIVSNNNNNNRSSRKTTGKKFQPLVPQATQEDSNLMDSSYSCSPSKQGPLRLKLSMNSSSNKNKAFFPLDPTESNSDTSDNELGYSLGGTPSLIPVHSRTTQGSIGATSGLQATSDPRTQQPVAGLDWTSSKDYKDEIEAAKTLLFGLSAGAGINAFGSSAFQSVSNAKPKSSSFQLSQAANQPSTSQLNSKRAPSESNSESEEDDLGFGDSDYFHDNKYVYPPLADMTDEDKATSWKPGQRKKKSERVDSTWNPKSKLLCSPAKEFRPVRQASRRNTAGSLLNSPLDETPPTGPLTSERSAQVSDQTSTGGSKTAAVNGGETLAASSLKPNCAKPDNTIKAQAKRGRQKAVTTTKQRLAKILKLDKSGRYMR, from the exons aTGGCAGAGACAAACAACATGGCGGATCCTTTGTATTGTATTTGTAGACAAACGTACGATCCGTCCCAGTTTATGATACAGTGCGATTCATGTGAGGAATGGTTTCATGGAAG TTGTGTAGGCATTGAGGAGTATCAGGCTTCTGACATTGAACGGTACCATTGCCCGCATTGTGCGCTACTGTACGGACCACTGACTT TAAAAAAACGAAGGAACTGGCATCGCCATGACTACAGTGAAATTGATGATGGTTCAAAG GCTGTACAGGCTGGGACAGTGGCATTTATTAAAGAATTGAAAACACGGAAATTTAA aGAAGGCAATGTTGTTCTAAAGCTTGAAAATGGCAAGGACCTTACTGTGGAGAGTTTTGAGAAGAATGGCTTTAACAGGCCAATACTCATTGCAGACAAGGAAGGATTGGGAATGGTTGTTCCTGACAAGAACTTCAGTGTTATGGATGTTGAGAGATGTGTTG GTTCAATGAGAGAGTTGGATGTCATAGATGTTTGTAGGCAG GAAGATCAGCGCATGCGAATGAGGGAATGGACAGAGTATTATATGAATCCagtcaaaaggaaaattctgaATGTTATTAGCTTGGAGTTCTCTAATACAag CATGACACACCTTATACGTGCTCCAGCCTTTGTAAGAGAAATGGACTGGGCAAATCATGTATGGCCTTCAGATCTCCCAGAAGATGC CCCGCACAAGAAACCCCTTGTTCAGAAATATTGCTTGATGGGTGTAAAAAATTCATACACAGACTTCCATGTTGATTTTGGTGGTACATCAGTCTGGTATCATGTTTTGAAG GGAGAGAAAGTGTTCTACTTTGTTGAGCCAAGTGAGGAAAGCTTTAAACGATATGAAAAGTGGGTATCGTCTGCAAGACAGAGCGAGATGTTTTTTGGTGATATGGTAAAGCAGTGCTTCAAATGTTCAGTGAAGCCTGGACAAACTTTATTGATTCCCACag GTTGGATTCATGCGGTTTTTACTCCTCTTGACTCGCTCGTATTTGGAGGAAATTTTCTCTGCACATACAACATTGAACTTCAACTCAG AGTGTACAGGCTGGAGAGACAACTCAAAACACCTGACAAATTTCTTCATCCGTGTTTTGAGACAATGAATTGGTATGCTGCTGTGTATCTGTTGGACAAACTTAAAG CTGTTCTTGAGTCAGGCAGGAAACCATCAGACAGTCTGATTAAAGGATTAAATGCCCTTGTTGTTGCACTCAAGGCGTGGAGCACAAAAGGAGAA GAGTTGACAAAACTGCACAAGTTTTTCATTCCAGACACAGTGTCTCCAAGCAAGTTCATCAAGTCCATCTATAAAGAACTGAAAAAGACAGAG AAATCAGACAAGACATCAAGACCCTCAACTCCAAAACTTGATGAAAATAATCAAAGAGACAATGGAAGCCCAATGCCATCCTCCTTTGTTGATGGAAGTTTACCGCGCCTCAAAATTAAAGCTCCAAAATCTGACAATTACAGTACTCATAATGCAAATAATTCTGGAGATCATCTGAGATGTGAGCTTGATGACAGTAAACCTGTTATTAGAATAGCTAATACAGGAATTGATTCTAAACGAAAAGCTGATTCCTTTTCCTCGAGTTTGCCGGCACTGAAACTCAAGATTCCTCGAACACAGGAGCCACAGGAACCTGGTTTGGATTTTAGTGGAGGCAAGGGTCAGATCTGTGAGTCCGCTAATTCTAGCTTGAAGCTTGTTGTTTCGAATGGAAAGATTGTCAG caacaacaataacaataatcgTAGCAGTAGAAAAACGACAGGAAAGAAGTTCCAGCCTCTCGTGCCCCAGGCTACTCAGGAAGACAGTAACCTCATGGATAGCTCGTATTCTTGTTCACCTTCTAAGCAAGGTCCGCTTCGCCTTAAACTATCAA tgaacaGCTCATCAAACAAGAACAAAGCATTCTTCCCATTAGACCCAACAGAAAGTAATAGCGACACATCTGACAATGAACTTGGTTACAGCCTGGGTGGAACACCTAGCCTCATTCCTGTTCATTCACGAACCACACAAGGTAGCATAGGAGCAACATCTGGTCTCCAGGCCACATCAGACCCTCGAACACAGCAGCCCGTGGCTGGGTTAGACTGGACCTCATCTAAAGATTATAA GGACGAAATTGAAGCAGCAAAAACACTGCTATTTGGCTTAAGTGCTGGAGCTGGAATCAATGCGTTTGGCTCATCAGCCTTTCAATCTGTATCCAATGCAAAACCCAAGTCATCTAGTTTTCAGTTGTCTCAAGCAGCAAACCAACCAAGTACCTCTCAGTTGAACTCAAAACGAGCCCCAAGCGAGAGCAATTCTGAAAGCGAAGAGGATGACCTGGGATTCGGTGACTCAGATTATTTTCACGACAATAAATATG TTTATCCACCTCTTGCTGACATGACAGATGAGGACAAAGCCACCTCCTGGAAACCAGGACAACGCAAGAAGAAAAGCGAAAGGGTCGACTCAACTTGGAATCCAAAGA GTAAACTGCTTTGTTCACCAGCGAAGGAATTCAGACCTGTCCGTCAAGCCTCGAGACGAAACACCGCTGGTAGTTTATTGAACTCACCACTGGACGAAACTCCACCCACG GGACCATTAACTTCCGAAAGAAGTGCACAAGTTAGCGACCAAACAAGCACAGGCGGAAGTAAGACAGCAGCTGTCAACGGAGGTGAAACGCTTGCTGCATCCAGTTTAAAACCAAACTGTGCGAAACCCGATAATACCATTAAAG CGCAAGCAAAACGAGGACGACAGAAAGCCGTCACTACCACTAAACAGCGTCTTGCGAAAATCCTCAAGTTAGACAAAAGCGGACGATACATGAGATAA